CTTGCTCAAAGTTTACCTGTTTCTTTTTTTACAATAAAAAATGATATAGAACAATACATTCAGAAAATACCGCATACATCGATCCATTTTACCTCTAAAGGAAAAAATCGTGCCAAAATAGATCTTGAGCTGGTATTAAGTTGTTTTACTCAAGAGAATGAATTTAATATCCTCCAATTCAAAAATATCCTTCATAGTATCCGTCAGCATAATGGATATACACAAAAATTAATCAAAGAACTCGATAGTCTTTGTCATAATGCAACTATTTTTAGTCTTACAAAAGATAAAAAAATAAAATTAGGAGATCCTTGGTATCACTGATTTTAAATTAATAATATTTTAAGTTCATCGTCATGATGTAAAACAGGAAAGTTAGTTTAATTATTATAAGGATTAAATAATGAAAAAATTTATTTGGCTATCAACAATCGCATTAACCTTAATCTTAGGACAGCCAAGCTTTGCTTGCATTGATGATTCAAAACATTGTAATTCTCATCGTCAATTTGATAAGTTAGCGCAAGAACTTAACCTTACTGCAGATCAAAAAGCGAAATTAAAAGCATATAAAGAAAATGCAACAGCAAACTTCAAAGAACATTATGCTCAGCTCAGAATTTTACGAAGCCAGATAAACTCTTTGGTTAAGACTGATAAAATTAATGAAACAAAACTTGATGCTTTGATAGAGAAGGTCAATAAAATTAGAGCTTCTATGTTAAGAAGTAAGATAATGATGCAACATGAAATGTTTGCTCTTTTAAACGACAATCAAAAAGCCAAATTTCTCGAATTAAAGAAGAAGTGGCTTATGGAGCAATAATTAATTAACAATGCATCATTTAAGTGTGCTGGTAAAGGATGAATAGTTCTATAGGTTCGGGATAACGTATAGCCTCCATTCCAGTATCCAGAGGAGTTTACGACCAAGGATCTCAATTTCAGGCATTGTATTCCATATACCTCCTGCCATTTACTGAAGATCCCTTAGTACGCTGGGAGGAGGTATTGTTAACCCCTGAATGAAATTTATTGTTTACGCGTAGCAACCGCTTTAAAATTTACTGTGACTTCATCTTTTATTTCACTAGTACTCGACCAGTCCCCTTGTCCAATTCCAAAATCTAACCGTTTTAAGTTAGTATGTCCTTCAACAATCAGATGATCTTTAGGAGATTCTACCGCGGTAAACGTAAGCGTTACTGGTAACGATTTATTTTTTATCGTTAATGTCCCAGTGGCTTCATAATTTTTATCATCTTTTTTTGTGAATTTAGAGGACTTAAATTCAGCCTTTGGAAACTCTTTAGCATTAAACCAATCGGAACCCTGTAATATGGAAGTAATTTCTGCGTAGGAGGTTGTGAGTGAGTTCATGTTCACTTCCACCACCACACTGCTATTTTGATAATTTTTCGGATCTGCAACTATTTTTGCCGTAAATTCTTTAAAGGTACCTGTAACAGGTGCATTATTTTGTGTGGCAGTAAAACTTATACTGCTTTCACTCGGAACTAGGGTCCATTCAGATAAGGCATCCGCACTCGCATTGACACTGTTCAAAAATAATAAAAAAAGAAAATACTTAATCATTTTCATGGGAACATTCTCCGTAATATATCATCCTTATTAATAAAATGATGTTTTAAAGCAGCTGCGGTATGCATACAAATTGCTGCAATAAGCGCATAACCTAACCATTCATGAATCGATTCAAATAAAATCCTTTTGCTTTCATCAGGTGCTATAAGATTAGGCAAAGTAAATAAACCAAAAAATGAAGCAGGCAATCCCGCGGCTGATGTGATTAGCCAACCAGTAATGGGCATCGCAAACATAAATACATAAAATGCCCAGTGCATACTGCGTGCGGCAATTTTTTCCAGCCAGGGTAAAGCCAATTCAGGATTTTCATTGGCTAGACGCCATATGATCCTTAGAATAGCTAAAAATAGGACTAAAAAACCATACTCTTTATGCCATCCATAATATTTTAGCCTTTGAGCATTCCATGGCATAGACACCATATATAAACCAAGTACCAATAGCCCTATAATTAATAAAGCAATTACCCAATGGAATACTATGGTAACAATACCAAAATGTGTTGGGCTGTTTTTGAATTGCATAAAATATCCTATTTTTTACCTTGCGCCTGGTCTTTATTTTGATCTGGTTTTTTATTTTGATCCTGATATCCTTCAGCTCCAATAAAAAGGTTTACTTTATCGCTCACTGCAGGCAAGAATGCATTGATTCCGAAATCCGAACGATTTATAGAGGCTGTGGCAGTAAAACCGACTGACTGTTTATTACTAATCGGATTCATTCCCACCTTATTTAAGGTAACCTGCAATATCACAGGCTTACTTACACCGCGTAACGTTAGAATACCCTCCACTGTAGCTTTTTTATCGCCTTGTGGGGTTACTTTATTACTAACAAAGGTAGCTGCGGGATAATGCTCAGCATCAAAAAACAAATTACTTTTTAAATGTTTATCCAGCTCTGGAAGTCCCGTAATCATATCCATAACATCAACTGTCACATTAACTTTACTCTGACTTGGATTGTCTTTATCAAGAATTAACTGTCCTGTTGCATACCATTTTCCATATTGAGTAGTAAAACCCAAGTGATCCGCACTCCATAACACGTAAGTGTGGTTTTTATCTAAAGTGTATGTTTCAGGTGCAGCATATATTGGAGTAGAAAAAGTAATTGCAATAAGCAATGATGAAAACCAACATCCTAGAGTTTGCTTCATAATCAATTTCCTTATTTACTATGTAATTTTACATCATTTTTATATTCAAATTATCACTCAGATTTGAGACTTCCGCCAACAATTCGTTCACAAAGTCCTTTAGGTAATAAAATAAAGGCATCTTTTTGTTTGTCTTTTGTTGCAGATGAAGCGCAAGAAGCAGTTGCAGTAGCGCAATCATTCATTCCTTTTTTAGCAATTCCGTAGCATTTTTCCGTGGCAGCAGTATTATTGTCATTGCTGTCTGCCGCTGAACTTCCTGTTGCTACTAAAACAAAAAATGCAGTCATTACTGATTGTATTAACTTATCTCGTGTAGACATAGTTTTCCTTTTCATTAAATGAATTCTTCATTAACATACAATAGTGTTATTAAAACAACAAGTGGGCAACAAAAAAGGATTCAACCCACCAAGTTAATAATGATCAAGAAATGAATTAATCAGAGTCAATTCACCAGAAAATGGCACTGTGGCTAAAAGACGAGAAGTAAGTTTTTGGCTTAATGTATCTATATTGGCGGATAAAGCCTGCATATTGGGATCAATGCAATTGGCAATCCATCCCATACATTGAATGTTGTTTGTACGTAAAACCGATTCTGTTAACAATGCATGGTTGATACAGCCTAATTTCATACCAATAACCAAAATAACCGGGATTCTAGTAATCTTCAAAAAATCAATCCAAGTTTCATGATCGTTGAGTGGAACCATTAATCCACCCGCACCTTCAATGAACAAGTTTTCAATACCATCAAGCTGCACATTAAGACAATAATCTGCAATTTCATTAATGCATAACTGAACTCCCTCTTCATGTGCAGCAATATGGGGTGAAACAGCCCATCTAAACCGCCAGGGATTTATTACATCCAAACCAATACCATTTTTTTGTAAATATTGTGCATCACTACTTATCAGTTGATCTTCTATTTCCATGCACCCACTTGCTACAGGTTTAATTGCGGCTGAGGATGAGAAATAATTGGCCAAACGTGCTGTAACATAAGTTTTACCACAATCCGTGTCAGTACCTGTGATAAAAAAACGTTTCATTTAATAAATCCTCGTAGTTCGTCAATAAATAAATCTGTATGGGATAAAAAGGGCATGTGTGCAGCTCGCTTAAATAATACAAGATGAACATTGGGGTAGACCAATTGCATGAAATTCATTGTTTTAATCGGTACAATAGGATCTAGTCGACCAAATATAAAGCATGTTGGCTTACTGAACTGCTTTAATTCTTCTCGCAAATCCCAAGATTCTAAACTTTTAAGACCTAATTTCAGCCCCTCTTGAGAGGGCAATTGGTTAGGCAAAGGGGGAAACTCCTTATTAGCTGTTAATCCATTGAGCTCTAGAAATTCTTTTAATGTAGCATGTGGTTCTTCTGATAATCTTTTATAAAAATTTCTAAAAACTTCTGGAGATACCCCGGGCCATAGCTCGCTATTTAAAAATCGTGGTGATGAAGTAATATTAATAAGATAATCGACCCTATCCGGTTCCTCTGTTGCCAAACGCGTTGCATATAATCCGCCCATAGACCAACCAATTAATGCAAATTTTTCGGGCAATTGATTGACTAAGCGCGTTTTAAATAAATCCCAGTCCATTATTGTGGTATAACCAAATCCTGGCAAATCAACGAGGATAAGTTGGTAATGCATGAGAAGCTTGGGTATTAATGGTGACCAGATCTGACTGTCAAATCCCCATCCATGAAAAAAAACAAGCGGGTATCCTTCTCCATAACTATGGATGTTTATGTTCATAAATTTCACTTAACTGATTAAATAACTCATGAATTTGCTCCGGAGTATGATCGTAATTCAAAATAATACGTAATCCCGATGCTTTGACACTCACGGTAGGCTTTCTTATCGCACAGCAACTTATCCCCCGTTTCTTTAATTCGCGAGCATAATGCAAAGCTAAGTGAGGACATCCTAATTTGAGTTGCTGAATTGGACTAATAGAATCAGTCCAATTTAAAGGGGATTGTTTCACGTACTTTCTAAATAAGGCTATTAGTTGTCCTAATTTTGAACGTCTGTCTTCTGCCTTGACTACCAATTCCAAAGTATTCAATAAACCATAACTTAAAGCAGGACTTACCGCAGTCGAATAGATAACGGAACGGCCCGCTTGTAGTAAAGCATAAATCCAGTCTGCTTTTCCAGCAACAAGGGCACCTTGCGCCGCATAAGCTTTGCCTAATGGAATTATTCGTAATGGGACTTCATTTTGAGTCAACTCATGATAGTCTGTCGCCCCTTTTCCCTCGCTGCCTATAATTCCAAAAGAATGCGCCTCATCTACTAAGAGTGCGCCTTTATTCGCATGGCACATTGAAGAGAGCTTTACCAAAGGGGCCAATTGGCCGCTCATACTAAAAACTCCTTCAGTGATTAACGCCGAACTTTTAAAATCACTAGTTAATTTACCACTTAAATCATCTAAATTATTATGCAAATAACGGGTATAGTTTACATGCGATAATGCTAAGCCATCATAAATTGAAGCATGAATTTCCTTATCAATAAAACAATGAACGTTTAACTTTCCTAATAAGGCTGTAACTGCGAGATTTGCCGCATATCCCGAAGAAAATAAAATGCAATCGTCTACGGCTAGTAAATTGGCAAATGCTTCTTCAACAGCGCGGTGGTTGGGATGATAGCCGCTCAGTAACATC
The DNA window shown above is from Legionella sp. PC997 and carries:
- a CDS encoding Spy/CpxP family protein refolding chaperone, coding for MKKFIWLSTIALTLILGQPSFACIDDSKHCNSHRQFDKLAQELNLTADQKAKLKAYKENATANFKEHYAQLRILRSQINSLVKTDKINETKLDALIEKVNKIRASMLRSKIMMQHEMFALLNDNQKAKFLELKKKWLMEQ
- a CDS encoding YceI family protein; this encodes MKMIKYFLFLLFLNSVNASADALSEWTLVPSESSISFTATQNNAPVTGTFKEFTAKIVADPKNYQNSSVVVEVNMNSLTTSYAEITSILQGSDWFNAKEFPKAEFKSSKFTKKDDKNYEATGTLTIKNKSLPVTLTFTAVESPKDHLIVEGHTNLKRLDFGIGQGDWSSTSEIKDEVTVNFKAVATRKQ
- a CDS encoding cytochrome b encodes the protein MQFKNSPTHFGIVTIVFHWVIALLIIGLLVLGLYMVSMPWNAQRLKYYGWHKEYGFLVLFLAILRIIWRLANENPELALPWLEKIAARSMHWAFYVFMFAMPITGWLITSAAGLPASFFGLFTLPNLIAPDESKRILFESIHEWLGYALIAAICMHTAAALKHHFINKDDILRRMFP
- a CDS encoding YceI family protein, whose translation is MKQTLGCWFSSLLIAITFSTPIYAAPETYTLDKNHTYVLWSADHLGFTTQYGKWYATGQLILDKDNPSQSKVNVTVDVMDMITGLPELDKHLKSNLFFDAEHYPAATFVSNKVTPQGDKKATVEGILTLRGVSKPVILQVTLNKVGMNPISNKQSVGFTATASINRSDFGINAFLPAVSDKVNLFIGAEGYQDQNKKPDQNKDQAQGKK
- a CDS encoding DUF2282 domain-containing protein codes for the protein MSTRDKLIQSVMTAFFVLVATGSSAADSNDNNTAATEKCYGIAKKGMNDCATATASCASSATKDKQKDAFILLPKGLCERIVGGSLKSE
- the bioD gene encoding dethiobiotin synthase: MKRFFITGTDTDCGKTYVTARLANYFSSSAAIKPVASGCMEIEDQLISSDAQYLQKNGIGLDVINPWRFRWAVSPHIAAHEEGVQLCINEIADYCLNVQLDGIENLFIEGAGGLMVPLNDHETWIDFLKITRIPVILVIGMKLGCINHALLTESVLRTNNIQCMGWIANCIDPNMQALSANIDTLSQKLTSRLLATVPFSGELTLINSFLDHY
- a CDS encoding alpha/beta fold hydrolase — encoded protein: MNINIHSYGEGYPLVFFHGWGFDSQIWSPLIPKLLMHYQLILVDLPGFGYTTIMDWDLFKTRLVNQLPEKFALIGWSMGGLYATRLATEEPDRVDYLINITSSPRFLNSELWPGVSPEVFRNFYKRLSEEPHATLKEFLELNGLTANKEFPPLPNQLPSQEGLKLGLKSLESWDLREELKQFSKPTCFIFGRLDPIVPIKTMNFMQLVYPNVHLVLFKRAAHMPFLSHTDLFIDELRGFIK
- a CDS encoding aminotransferase class I/II-fold pyridoxal phosphate-dependent enzyme — its product is MPLSYKIKDYINQLAQEGLLRNRLVTAEDSSLIHFDSNDYLSLARDKRISAGYQRGYALYPSGSGASMLLSGYHPNHRAVEEAFANLLAVDDCILFSSGYAANLAVTALLGKLNVHCFIDKEIHASIYDGLALSHVNYTRYLHNNLDDLSGKLTSDFKSSALITEGVFSMSGQLAPLVKLSSMCHANKGALLVDEAHSFGIIGSEGKGATDYHELTQNEVPLRIIPLGKAYAAQGALVAGKADWIYALLQAGRSVIYSTAVSPALSYGLLNTLELVVKAEDRRSKLGQLIALFRKYVKQSPLNWTDSISPIQQLKLGCPHLALHYARELKKRGISCCAIRKPTVSVKASGLRIILNYDHTPEQIHELFNQLSEIYEHKHP